From the Juglans microcarpa x Juglans regia isolate MS1-56 chromosome 3D, Jm3101_v1.0, whole genome shotgun sequence genome, the window GCTTTCTCTCATTGCATTGAACTCAGCAATGAAGGTAGAGACAGTACTCAGACATCCCAAGAATCCAAGTTGTATCCCCACTGCTACAGTATCAAAAGTCTGGCTACTCGCCTGCACCAGATATAAATCAAGATTTTAAAAACTTTCAGACTTGTTAATTGGACATGATTTGAGAAAATCTCCTTTCTGTCATGTCTAAATGCTCGACATTTGAAGGTTTCTGCATGTGAACGAGTGTTCTGCTCCAGATTGCAAAGAAGCTTACCGCTTTCTTCCCAATGGCAAGCGCGGCCATGATACAAGCTGCAGAAACATTGGCAATCAGAGTTCCAAATGGCACCCATTTCAACAACCCTGCCCTTCCTAATCCACGTCCATTGAGTCGGGCTAAGAACCACCTGATCCACACACCAGGAGGTCCAACAATGCAAGCCAACCACAGCTGAGCGCCACTGCTGCCACTGCTAAACTCCTCCCTCAAAAGGGCTCCACTTACACCCCATAACAAGGCTAGCATCAAAATCAGCACCACCATGACCGCCAAGTGACGCCTGCAGCTGTTCACTCTCCAGTTGCTGCTAGAGCTACGGGTATCATTTCCTGAACTTCCATTTTGCCTTGTTAGAAGCCACCTGAAACCCTTGGCTGTCTCCACCCCAAAAATAATGGAGTAGGCCGCAAGAAACAACCCTGCAAATAATCACAACATTATGAACAATCATCTTAGTTTTTAAGTTCACAGAACCAGAGTGGGGACTGATCGTTGTTGGGTTTGAATAGACACAAGCAAGGGACCTGCCTCAATTGAAATTCAAACTACACACTGCTATTATAACATTGTTCTTGCAGTGCAGTTTTTACCTACAAGAAAACCAAGCACAACGAATACCCAGTGGCCATCAACActaagatcaagcattttctgATTCCAACCACTGAAAGTTGTCAGACTTCCCAAGTAACCAGTCGTCAATCCGATGACTAGATAGTCTGACACGCTGCATATGTCTGCTTTGAAAATGACACCCCACCATCCCATCAAGAATGAACCAACCTAGACATGGAAAAAAATCTTGATTTGAATGAGAATATCTTCTGATCAAGTCTTTCCGATTTGAATGCAAAATATAATATGGGAGGACTCTCAAGTCTTAAGGAGCTGCTACAATATTACATCATTTATCAAGGCAAAGCATGAATTTGAAGTTCTAATTTCTAAATCTTTCCCATCCTGTCATCTGACAGACCCCATTAGAGATGCTGGGATAGTTGCGATTGGGATacaaaataagtattttttaagggCTGGGCAAAACTAACTTCGTTTAAACTCTCATAATTTCTCACCCAGTACTATAATTTGATTATGGAGTGTGACAAATACAAAAGTCACTCCTCTAGAGGATGTTTAACCGCAATGGCTGAGAAAGTAGCTCCTCAAAGTTGCATCTAATACCTAGTGATTTCCTGGGATTCTTTTCTCGTAACTCAATT encodes:
- the LOC121256656 gene encoding uncharacterized protein LOC121256656; this encodes MNHGTTDFEHSRSESYSRASSATSSLRRRSISFSSAVHANIDDDDNENESVSEVGDIGDRALHSSRHSDQSSSLCFSVDHALQNGVAPSTSGDTLLDPYGYLVRDPVSLNTISPVSPLPEEIISPLSTDAIVCSKDKTLDDKKELPKLLDYILCLIHLAVFGILGILTRYLLQKLFGPGVIGLTSDKNIVYLDLPSNMVGSFLMGWWGVIFKADICSVSDYLVIGLTTGYLGSLTTFSGWNQKMLDLSVDGHWVFVVLGFLVGLFLAAYSIIFGVETAKGFRWLLTRQNGSSGNDTRSSSSNWRVNSCRRHLAVMVVLILMLALLWGVSGALLREEFSSGSSGAQLWLACIVGPPGVWIRWFLARLNGRGLGRAGLLKWVPFGTLIANVSAACIMAALAIGKKAASSQTFDTVAVGIQLGFLGCLSTVSTFIAEFNAMRESKQPWRAYAYAFITICLSFSLGTLIYSVPVWTKGYG